From the Thermococcus guaymasensis DSM 11113 genome, one window contains:
- a CDS encoding anaerobic ribonucleoside triphosphate reductase: METTKKDIIQEYTSWDSLDVLENANRYPGPTGFFAYVMEEALKESISLVPREGREAHFSGDIYIHKLPYSLYIPYCTGHSTARLLEKGLKTPTIVSRPARHFDTYVDHIANYLITMQHYFSGAQALSSVEWYAGPFIRKDGIDRRKIRQGIQRLVYNLNYPTRIGLQTPFTNFTVTLDAPKRMLDGDHAVYAGEKVEPLGEYEKEAKEFFIALTEVLREGDALGQPFTFPIPTLMVTAKMLWDDPEIFEAVFKTASKRGSFYWLNTNVVDPNASYAMCCRLNIDKSEFMYAFGFNAEDTKEQWLKEVERQRFGGLWAMPDVTGSVNVTTVNLPRLALKAKGDDDRFWEEYERVLDVVRATTDWFRERYVRLITSYGQVYSMIHLYLGEFPGSHFNTVGILGLPEAVAIYLNEPRLWEEGTRKEWMKAAELMKEMVEFATAKAREWMRESGTPWNVEEVPGESAAAKLAIKDLCEFPELREYLSDPENPIYSTSIAPYYGSLELADRIRVEEKVQRSFTGGVMMHIFLGEEPDPEALARLTKRLMRTQLVYWSYTPAVTVCNACGYSTTGLHTHCPRCGSENVEIWSRIIGYYRPLKNWNPFRKKEFWTRRHYSS; this comes from the coding sequence ATGGAAACAACGAAAAAGGACATAATCCAAGAATATACCAGCTGGGATAGCTTGGATGTGTTGGAAAACGCCAACAGATACCCCGGGCCGACGGGCTTCTTCGCCTACGTGATGGAGGAGGCATTGAAGGAGAGCATCTCCCTCGTGCCAAGGGAAGGCAGAGAGGCACACTTTTCGGGGGATATATACATTCACAAGCTCCCCTACAGCCTCTACATTCCCTATTGCACAGGCCACAGCACGGCGAGGTTGCTCGAAAAGGGCCTCAAGACGCCGACCATAGTCTCCCGACCGGCCAGGCACTTCGACACCTACGTCGACCACATAGCGAACTACCTCATAACGATGCAGCACTACTTCAGCGGCGCCCAGGCCCTGAGCTCGGTCGAGTGGTATGCTGGCCCATTTATTAGGAAAGACGGTATTGACAGGCGTAAAATCAGACAGGGGATTCAGAGGCTGGTTTACAACCTCAACTATCCAACGAGAATTGGCCTTCAAACTCCTTTCACGAACTTCACCGTAACTTTGGATGCTCCAAAGAGGATGCTTGATGGCGACCACGCGGTTTATGCTGGAGAGAAAGTCGAACCGCTCGGCGAGTACGAGAAGGAGGCGAAGGAGTTCTTCATAGCCCTAACGGAGGTTCTTAGGGAAGGGGACGCGCTCGGCCAGCCCTTCACATTCCCGATTCCAACGCTGATGGTGACCGCCAAGATGCTCTGGGACGACCCGGAGATCTTTGAGGCTGTCTTTAAAACTGCATCGAAGCGCGGGAGCTTCTACTGGTTGAACACGAACGTCGTTGACCCGAACGCGAGCTATGCGATGTGCTGCCGCCTGAATATCGACAAAAGTGAGTTTATGTACGCTTTTGGCTTCAATGCAGAAGATACCAAAGAGCAGTGGCTTAAAGAAGTTGAGAGGCAGCGCTTCGGCGGACTCTGGGCGATGCCCGACGTCACGGGCTCGGTGAACGTTACGACCGTGAACCTCCCGAGGCTGGCTTTGAAGGCCAAAGGAGATGATGACAGGTTCTGGGAGGAGTACGAGAGGGTTCTTGACGTTGTTAGAGCCACAACCGACTGGTTCAGGGAGCGCTACGTGAGGCTGATTACCTCTTACGGGCAGGTGTACAGCATGATTCACCTCTACCTCGGGGAGTTCCCGGGCAGCCACTTCAACACCGTCGGAATCCTCGGCCTTCCAGAAGCGGTTGCCATTTACCTCAACGAGCCGAGGCTCTGGGAGGAAGGGACGAGAAAGGAGTGGATGAAAGCGGCGGAGCTGATGAAGGAGATGGTCGAGTTCGCGACAGCAAAGGCGAGGGAGTGGATGCGCGAGAGCGGGACGCCCTGGAACGTGGAGGAGGTCCCTGGCGAGAGCGCCGCAGCGAAGCTCGCTATAAAGGACCTTTGCGAGTTCCCGGAGCTTAGGGAGTACCTCAGCGACCCGGAGAACCCGATTTACTCCACCAGTATAGCTCCCTACTACGGTTCCCTTGAGCTGGCCGACAGAATACGCGTAGAGGAGAAGGTCCAGAGGAGCTTCACGGGTGGAGTTATGATGCACATATTCCTCGGCGAGGAGCCGGATCCGGAGGCGTTAGCCAGGCTCACGAAGAGGCTCATGAGAACCCAGCTCGTCTACTGGAGCTACACCCCGGCGGTTACCGTCTGCAACGCCTGCGGTTACTCAACAACGGGCCTG